A window of the Hordeum vulgare subsp. vulgare chromosome 5H, MorexV3_pseudomolecules_assembly, whole genome shotgun sequence genome harbors these coding sequences:
- the LOC123399495 gene encoding uncharacterized protein LOC123399495 encodes MISVELVQCYTQQHGESLFMELNEKGRYIDVRFVDNDDAQSVLAEHSSYPFTVDWTRTIDASQIITPGTVEMYQPPRDRGHYDEEPSVPLPCTNPFPIRFAPTQESNGRVRPIYPPTVQPKAPSPKAPFEKPTWPAPPDRDFFMTNYV; translated from the exons ATGATTTCAGTGGAACTGGTACAGTGCTATACTCAACAGCATGGTGAG TCTCTCTTCATGGAATTGAATGAGAAGGGCCGCTATATTGATGTGCGATTCGTGGACAATGACGACGCACAATCAGTTCTAGCAGAACACTCAAGTTATCCGTTCACGGTGGATTGGACAAGAACCATCGACGCATCTCAAATAATTA CCCCTGGAACAGTGGAAATGTACCAACCTCCCCGTGATCGTGGTCACTATGATGAAGAG CCTAGTGTCCCATTGCCTTGCACCAATCCATTTCCCATCAGATTTGCACCTACGCAAGAATCTAATGGTCGGGTGCGACCCATCTACCCTCCAACCGTCCAGCCAAAAGCTCCATCGCCGAAGGCACCTTTTGAAAAGCCTACTTGGCCGGCTCCACCAGACCGTGACTTTTTCATGACCAATTATGTGTAG